A DNA window from Setaria viridis chromosome 2, Setaria_viridis_v4.0, whole genome shotgun sequence contains the following coding sequences:
- the LOC117844689 gene encoding uncharacterized protein, whose amino-acid sequence MSKKRKSLKPTKSLRDAEEVLTPDYIVGDALDDLLSKLVRSVEVAKASRGGLPENIWMKKQFAIGVNDVTRVLERMPPAAAPDSAHSSSEAQTVSGRRRAPLVPLQAVLVAADCNPKWLTKHIPTLASTRQVPVLCLKDNKGGSVRLGHVVNLRTALAIGVKAGDSIINKTIDEFLECNKQ is encoded by the exons gtcTCTGAAGCCAACCAAGTCGTTGAGAGATGCTGAAGAAGT ACTAACTCCAGATTACATTGTAGGAGACGCTCTTGACGACCTATTGTCGAAACTTGTCAG GAGTGTAGAGGTTGCAAAGGCTTCAAGGGGAGGTTTACCAGAAAATATATGGATGAAG AAACAATTTGCTATCGGGGTCAATGATGTGACAAGGGTTCTCGAGAGAATGCCTCCCGCTGCTGCCCCTGATTCTGCTCACAGTTCTAGTGAAGCACAAACTGTCTCAGGTCGGCGTAGAGCTCCTTTGGTGCCACTGCAG GCTGTCCTTGTAGCTGCCGATTGCAATCCCAAGTGGTTAACAAAACATATACCAACCCTGGCATCTACAAGGCAGGTTCCAGTATTGTGCCTCAAGGACAACAAAGGAGGCTCGGTGAGGTTAGGTCATGTGGTGAATCTCAGAACAGCACTCGCCATTGGAGTAAAG GCCGGAGACAGCATAATCAACAAGACTATTGACGAGTTCCTGGAGTGTAATAAGCAATGA